The sequence TGATGGCTTCGGAGACCGTCGCGGTGAGATCCCCAATGACCTCGCGCTCCATTGGCTCGAAAACAGCGGTGAACTTAGCACCGCGCATGAGAGACTTTTTCTTCTTCCACGCCTGCATACTGTTTCTTCTCCTTAGCCCGCCTGCTGCATCGTGGCCCACAGGCCGGCGACCTGGAGCTTCTTCACATCGGCCTCAACCTTATCGCGCTCACCGCTAGACACGGCGGCTTTACCTTCGGTGTGGACCTGCATCATGAGTTCGTTAGCCCGCTTTTTGTCATAGCCCAGGACCGTCTGAAAGACATAGGAAACGTAGCTCATGAGGTTGACGGGATCATCCCAGACGATGCACATCCACGGCAGGTTTTCGCTCGTGGCAACGTCGACCTCAATAGCCTCATCCAGTTCCGGGGTGGCCATGGGCGAACTCATGACCACGCCCGCGGAGGTTTCTTGGTGCGCATTCATGCCCTCCACCCTAGCCAAAAAATCCGGCGTTGTGAGCCGCTATACTAGCGGGGACTCAATATGTGACTTCACTTCCAGATGGCTGCACTTCGATGAACACTTTTCTCCTCCCCACCATCGTGACGGATCTCCTCGCCGGACGCGGCCCGGCCAAAGATGACCTCGTGCTGCTCCTGAAGCGTGTCCTGACTGCCGTCGTCTTCGGTGGCACCCTTGTTACCGCGATCATCAGCCTGACTAGTCCCTCACAGGATGGCAGCTCGAAGGACACTCCGGCCCCCGAACCGGCACCAGCAGCGTGCGACTATGAACTTCCCGAGGTTTACGTGCAGCGTCAGCTCCAGGATATTCAAACTGACCTCATCGAGGCCCTCAATGAGTGGCGCAAGGAAGACAATCAAGGGCCCCTGCTGCCGTGGATCGAACGCCAGACCGCTGCTCGCGAAAAGGCCGAATGCAACGCGGTGACACACAGCCAGAAACCTGCGGATGAGAATGTTCAGATGGTGCAGCACCACCTTCCGCTCGACCAGGCCAGCGGTTATGAATTTGTCGAGGCCTTCCGCCAGTCCCCCTCCCACCTTGCTGCGCTTCGGGATCGCCGCATGAGCACCGCCGCCGTCGGCGTGGCCTACAGTGACGGCGAAGTCTACGTAGTCATCCAGCTCGAAGAATAGTTTTACTGAATTTTCGCGGCACACTGAGTAGCATCTTTGATGTGACTAATACCTCAGAACACGTTGTGGAGACCGGAAGCGCTCCTTCTGACCGTTCCACGGCCCTCCTCACCGACAAATACGAGTTCACCATGCTGCAGGCAGCGCTCCGTGATGGCTCTGCACACCGCACAGTTGCCTGCGAGGTCTTTGCTCGCCGCCTGCCCAACGAGCGGCGCTATGGCGTCGTCGCTGGAACCGAGCGCGTGCTGCGCGCGGTGCGAGACTTCCGCTTCACAGCCCAGCAGCTGGCAGAGATGGATTTCCTCGATGAGCAGACCAAGGACTACCTGGCCAATTATCGTTTCTCCGGTCAGATTGAT is a genomic window of Corynebacterium singulare containing:
- the clpS gene encoding ATP-dependent Clp protease adapter ClpS, with translation MNAHQETSAGVVMSSPMATPELDEAIEVDVATSENLPWMCIVWDDPVNLMSYVSYVFQTVLGYDKKRANELMMQVHTEGKAAVSSGERDKVEADVKKLQVAGLWATMQQAG
- a CDS encoding spore germination YkwD domain-containing protein: MNTFLLPTIVTDLLAGRGPAKDDLVLLLKRVLTAVVFGGTLVTAIISLTSPSQDGSSKDTPAPEPAPAACDYELPEVYVQRQLQDIQTDLIEALNEWRKEDNQGPLLPWIERQTAAREKAECNAVTHSQKPADENVQMVQHHLPLDQASGYEFVEAFRQSPSHLAALRDRRMSTAAVGVAYSDGEVYVVIQLEE